A region from the Anoplolepis gracilipes chromosome 2, ASM4749672v1, whole genome shotgun sequence genome encodes:
- the Dph2 gene encoding 2-(3-amino-3-carboxypropyl)histidine synthase subunit 2, with protein sequence MEFVYSAYDIEKCARWIETNTLKQVCLQFPDSLLSDSIEIALHLEKSIGQKVYILGDTTCGSCCVDEIAAQHINADGIIHFGHACLNPTTRLPVLHIFPKKQFDTTKLANEFKQVFLDFSKKILFFYDVAYAHKIEHVYDILKPIYKHLIFSKLNCTSNVEYTDTKTTSASTVLGRNYTLENGYNVQDYEGFFLGEEGKTFSILAMSIPVKKWYSFANSEIHEFEALNTPWLKRRRFLIEKLKDAKVVGIVVATLGIKEYLTAINTIKRILKQKNKKSYILSVGKINPAKLANFPEIDTFVVIACPENEVFDSRDFLKPMLTPYEVELAFNSAREFCLQYFMDFRQILPGGSHYVNFKPSTDSDISLVNSSVRNCDDDTSCTDQMNALSVRSSGTIAIGKAGAQYLQERSWKGVEQRLGEDPVQPAEIGRTGLAWEYTNESLKIDKNYI encoded by the exons ATGGAGTTTGTGTATTCCGCATACGATATAGAAAAGTGTGCTCGGTGGATCGAAACGAATACATTAAAGCAG gtaTGTCTACAATTTCCAGATAGTTTATTATCAGATTCCATAGAAATTGCGCTTCATTTGGAAAAAAGTATAGGACAGAAAGTATATATCTTAGGAGATACAACTTGTGGTAGCTGTTGTGTCGATGAAATAGCGGCTCAGCACATTAATGCAGATGGTATAATACATTTTGGACATGCCTGCCTTAATCCTACCACTCGCTTACCAGTTTTGcacatttttccaaaaaagCAATTTGATACGACAAAACTTGCTAATGAATTTAAACAAGTCTTCTTGGATTTctctaagaaaattttattcttctacGATGTGGCATATGCACATAAAATTG AgcatgtatatgatatattgaaacctatatacaaacatttaatcttttctaaattaaattgtacatcAAATGTGGAATATACTGATACCAAAACAACCAGTGCCTCGACTGTCTTAGGCAGAAATTATACATTAGAAAATGGATATAACGTACAGGATTATGAGGGATTTTTTTTGGGAGAGGAAGGAAAAACTTTTTCGATATTAGCAATGAGTATACCTGTCAAAAAGTGGTATTCTTTTGCAAATAGtgaaattcatgaatttgaaGCACTAAATACACCTTGGCTAAAACGAAGgagatttttaatagaaaagttGAAGGATGCCAAAGTTGTGGGAATTGTAGTAGCTACATTAGGTATTAAAGAATATCTGACAGCTATAAACACAATAAAAAGGAttcttaaacaaaaaaataagaaatcttATATTCTTAGCGTAGGAAAAATTAATCCTGCTAAACTTGCAAATTTCCCTGAG attGATACTTTTGTTGTAATAGCTTGCCCAGAAAACGAAGTCTTTGACTCAAGAGATTTTTTAAAGCCTATGCTTACTCCATATGAAGTTGAGTTGGCATTTAATAGTGCAAGGGAGTTTTgtctacaatattttatggACTTTCGACAGATATTGCCTGGCGGCTCTCACTATGTCAATTTTAAACCATCAACTGACTCAGACATTTCCCTTGTTAATAGTAGTGTCAGAAATTGTGATGATGATACTTCATGCACAGATCAAATGAATGCTCTATCAGTTCGTTCATCAG GTACCATTGCCATTGGTAAGGCTGGAGCTCAATATCTGCAAGAGAGATCCTGGAAAGGTGTTGAACAAAGATTAGGTGAAGATCCTGTGCAACCAGCAGAAATCGGTCGCACGGGATTAGCATGGGAATATACGAacgaatctttaaaaatagataaaaattatatctaa
- the Nhe1 gene encoding sodium/hydrogen exchanger 8: protein MLRAFEVDFTSLRKWSLIVGILLLCNISQHVSYGIETTNLKNENVSDTKTTFAVTSNPNTLNVSTSAELSSTVRFTNSTNVIDSHKFASSTSTIKPLPVTSVNTPVQTDNVINDRTTEKIDLVSSSPVNDKNATVISVSSQSPDAVNTTNTSTTTVAPAEPVLPDKGSAEEEHNSSMSIFFVLCVLALGILLIHLMLQTNFQYVPESVVIVFLGAAIGMIINLMSHQNIANWRKEEAFSPTAFFLVLLPPIIFESGYNLHKGNFFQNIGSILVFAIFGTAISAFVIGAGIYLLGLAQVAYKLSFVESFAFGSLISAVDPVATVAIFHALDVDPVLNMLVFGESILNDAISIVLTTSVLESNNATTTSEAIILGLNRFCLMFFASAGIGVVFALISALLLKHVDLRKNPSLEFGIMLVFTYAPYVLAEGIQLSGIMAILFNGIVMSHYTHFNLSTVTQITMQQTMRTLAFIAETCVFAYLGLALFSFRHRFEPALVVWSLILCLIGRAANIFPLALLVNRFREHQITKKMMFIMWFSGLRGAISYALSLHLDFSDETRHVIITTTLIIVLFTTLIFGGSTMPLLKFLRAEKKQKNNSRRKKKDKEVSLSKTREWGQTIDSEHLSELTEEEMEVSFLQSRIRGFARWDLKFFIPFFTRRFTQQELKDCKSQMTDLTNQWYQAIRISPIESDEEATTASTAQLNLNISKTAKEQSHGKEKNGRPRHGTDEDWSD from the exons ATGTTGCGAGCGTTTGAAGTAGATTTTACATCGTTGCGCAAGTGGAGCCTTATCGTCGGGATCTTATTATTGTGTAACATATCGCAACATGTGTCATACGGGATCGAGACGACTAACCTTAAAAATGAGAATGTCTCTGATACCAAGACCACGTTCGCGGTGACGAGCAATCCGAATACCCTAAATGTCAGTACTTCGGCGGAATTGTCTAGCACAGTGCGATTCACGAACAGTACAAATGTTATCGATAGTCACAAGTTCGCTAGTTCAACCTCCACCATAAAACCTCTTCCTGTCACATCTGTAAATACGCCTGTACAAACTGACAATGTCATCAACGATCGAACGACGGAAAAGATTGATTTGGTATCGTCGAGTCCTGTCAACGATAAGAATGCAACAGTCATCTCCGTATCATCGCAAAGTCCAGATGCCGTCAACACAACGAATACCAGCACAACTACTGTTGCCCCAGCAGAACCGGTCCTTCCTGACAAGGGTTCCGCTGAGGAAGAGCATAACAGCTCGATGTCTATATTCTTTGTATTATGTGTCTTAGCTCTGGGTATATTATTGATACACCTGATGCTACAGACAAATTTCCAGTATGTTCCCGAATCAGTAGTGATTGTCTTCTTGGGAGCTGCGATTGGCATGATTATAAATCTCATGTCGCATCAGAATATAGCCAATTGGAGAAAAGAGGAGGCTTTTTCGCCGACTGCGTTTTTCCTAGTTCTACTTCCGCCCATTATATTCGAATCGGGATACAATCTACATAAAGGAAATTTCTTCCAAAACATTGGCAGTATTTTGGTATTTGCTATTTTTGGAACGGCTATTTCTGCGTTTGTCATCGGCGCCGGGATATATCTGCTAGGTCTGGCGCAAGTAGCGTACAAGCTCAGCTTTGTCGAGAGTTTTGCATTTGGATCACTGATATCGGCGGTGGATCCTGTCGCTACGGTTGCAATTTTTCACGCTCTTGATGTCGATCCAGTCTTGAATATGTTGGTATTTGGAGAATCAATTCTGAATGATGCTATTTCCATTGTATTGACAACTTCTGTCTTGGAGTCTAACAATGCAACAACGACAAGCGAAGCTATAATACTTGGCTTGAATCGATTTTGCCTCATGTTTTTTGCATCAGCTGGAATTGGTGTTGTTTTTGCTCTAATAAGTGCATTACTGTTAAAACATGTAGATCTTAGGAAGAATCCATCCTTAGAGTTTGGCATAATGTTAGTGTTTACATATGCCCCGTACGTTTTAGCAGAAGGCATACAATTGTcag gaATTATGGCAATTCTATTCAACGGAATAGTCATGTCACATTATACACATTTCAACTTGTCAACTGTTACACAGATTACAATGCAACAAACAATGCGAACATTAGCCTTTATAGCTGAGACTTGTGTTTTTGCATATTTGGGATTAGCGTTATTTAGTTTTAGACACAGG tttGAGCCAGCATTAGTCGTTTGGTCCTTAATCTTGTGTCTGATTGGAAGAGCTGCCAATATCTTTCCATTGGCCTTACTTGTTAATCGTTTCCGCGAGCATCAAATCACGAAGAAAATGATGTTTATCATGTGGTTTAGCGGCCTGCGCGGTGCTATATCATATGCACTATCGCTTCATTTAGATTTCAGTGATGAAACACGCCATGTTATTATAACAACGACGCTCATAATCGTATTGTTCACGACCTTAATATTCGGCGGTTCTACTATGCCCCTGTTGAAATTCTTGAGGGCCGAAAAGAAACAGAAGAATAATAgcaggagaaagaaaaaggataaAGAAGTTTCATTGAGTAAAACTAGAGAATgg ggaCAAACTATAGATTCCGAACACTTGTCGGAACTCACAGAGGAGGAAATGGAAGTATCTTTTCTACAATCACGAATTCGTGGTTTTGCAAGATGGGAtctgaaatttttcattcCGTTCTTCACGAGGCGATTCACGCAACAGGAGCTAAAAGACTGTAAATCGCAAATGACTGATTTGACAAATCAATGGTATCAAGCTATCAGAATCAGTCCAATAGAATCGGATGAAGAGGCAACCACGGCATCGACTGCTCAGTTAAATCTGAACATTAGTAAAACGGCCAAAGAGCAATCACACGGAAAGGAGAAGAACGGGCGTCCTAGACACGG AACTGATGAGGATTGGTCTGATTAA